The following coding sequences lie in one Polluticoccus soli genomic window:
- a CDS encoding proline dehydrogenase family protein — protein MLPEFDNTEIAFRYRNDAELRRARFLFSSMGSPFLTKIGMALTQFAIDWRLPVKGIIKSTIFNQFCGGETMQEAADTANVLGKYGVGVILDYGVEGKESEEEFDKAVPEFIKAIKYAASQKTIPFISLKVTGFARFALLEKIHAEGELSTAEREEWKRVQKRVDDICTEASLYNIMVLVDAEETWIQEPVNILTDAMMEKFNRKRVVIFNTFQMYCHGTLSYLRDALAKAEKKGYLLGAKLVRGAYMEKERARALEMDYPSPIQPDKASTDRDYNAAVLFCLENLSKLAVFIGTHNERSCMEAVKYMNAHHLQAGDKRVWFSQLFGMSDNISFNLANAGYNVAKYLPYGPVKDVLPYLMRRAQENTSVKGQTGRELSLINKEMTRRRLA, from the coding sequence ATGCTTCCTGAATTCGACAATACGGAGATCGCCTTTCGCTACCGCAACGATGCTGAGCTGAGACGCGCCCGCTTTCTTTTTTCCTCTATGGGTTCTCCATTCCTGACCAAAATTGGTATGGCGCTCACCCAATTCGCTATTGACTGGCGCTTACCTGTAAAAGGGATAATTAAGAGTACCATCTTCAACCAGTTCTGCGGTGGAGAAACGATGCAGGAGGCAGCCGATACTGCAAATGTGCTGGGTAAATATGGAGTAGGTGTGATCCTTGACTATGGCGTGGAAGGAAAGGAAAGTGAAGAAGAGTTTGACAAGGCAGTACCCGAGTTTATTAAGGCGATCAAATACGCCGCTTCTCAAAAAACCATCCCATTTATCAGCTTGAAGGTCACTGGCTTTGCAAGATTCGCATTGTTAGAAAAGATACATGCAGAGGGAGAATTAAGCACTGCCGAACGCGAAGAATGGAAAAGAGTTCAAAAACGCGTTGATGACATCTGCACGGAAGCATCACTGTACAACATAATGGTATTAGTAGATGCTGAAGAAACCTGGATCCAGGAACCGGTGAATATCCTTACTGATGCTATGATGGAGAAGTTCAACCGCAAGCGCGTGGTGATCTTCAACACATTCCAAATGTACTGCCATGGCACGCTCAGCTACCTTAGAGACGCGCTGGCAAAGGCTGAGAAAAAAGGCTACCTGCTGGGTGCCAAACTCGTACGCGGCGCTTATATGGAAAAAGAAAGGGCTCGTGCACTGGAAATGGACTATCCCTCTCCTATTCAGCCTGATAAAGCTAGTACCGACCGTGACTATAACGCGGCCGTACTGTTTTGCCTCGAAAACCTGAGCAAGCTAGCGGTATTTATCGGCACGCATAACGAACGCAGCTGCATGGAAGCAGTGAAATACATGAACGCTCATCATTTACAAGCCGGCGACAAGCGTGTATGGTTCTCGCAACTGTTCGGTATGAGCGATAATATTTCATTCAACCTGGCAAATGCCGGTTATAATGTTGCTAAGTATCTGCCTTATGGCCCTGTAAAAGACGTGCTTCCC